The Stieleria maiorica genome includes the window TGTCCAGACGCGCCCCAGCGTTTTCAGCGGCGACTGCTGCGGCGCTGGCGACCGGCGATTCGGGCTCCGGCATCGATTCGGCCCGCATCGCCATCGGATCTGGCGGTGTTTGGGCTGGGCACCTTGTGGCAGTGCCCGGCGCGACGATCACGATTGCAACAACCGTGATTGCAACGACCGCTCGGGGGGCGAACGTGGCGCGGCGAGGCACTGGAGGACGTCCGTGTCCGATCATGACCATTGGGAGACGTGAGAGTCGAAAAGGAAGGCTTTTCGGAGACTAGCTCGTTTCAACCTTGCCCGGCAAGACGAATCGATCACGAATCCACTCGGCCGCCGTATCAAGCGTTTCGTCGGCGTCGCGAATCTGATACCCCAGTTCCGCCTCCGCGCGTCGACTGGAATACCAATGGTATTGGCTGCTCATCGCGACGCCGGCGCTATTGACATCGGGTTCCACGCCGGTGACGCGGCCCCAGAAATCTCCGGCCAGCCCCGCCAGGTACTCCATCCCGGGCCCGGCCGCGCGGATCGGCGGTCGTGTGCCCATCCGTTTGGCCATCTCGGTCCACAGTTTCTTGTACGTCCAGTTGTGACCGGCGAGGATGAACTCGCGTCCGTTGGGTGAATCCGACTGCAGTGCCGCGATCACGCCTGCGGCGACATCGCGTGAATCACACAGGCTGCAACCGCCCGAGGGGGCGATCGGTTTCCACCCCGTCCCGACCTCCAGCATCATCCGGCCGCTGCTGGGTTTCCAATCCCAAGGTCCGAGCATGAACCCCGGATGGAGGATCACGGTTTGGAGTCCGTCCGCGATGCAGCGGCGAACCAGTTCCAGGGAGGCGCGTTTGCTTCGGACGTAGGCGCACTGCACTTGTCCACCGGCGTGGTCCAAGGGAGTCGTTTCATCGGCGATCGTCTGCGGCGACCCCAGCGCGATGGCGTTGACCGTGCCGACGTAGGCGAGTTTCTTTGCGTGGCGAATGCAGGATTGGATGATGCGTCGCGTGCTTTCGCAATTGACCCACATCGACTCATCGATTTTTTTCCAGCCCAGATGGATCATTGCCGCGGCGTGAACGACACCATCGGACTGTGCGATCGCGCGATCGACCGGGTCGTCCGGGGCGGGAGCGTCGTTTGATCGCCCCGCATCGGGCCCATCCGCATCGGGCCCATCCGCATCGGGCCCATCTGCATCCGGAACGAGCCGGCCGTGAACCAGGGTGACGTCTAAGCCGGCAAACACATCGGCCTCGGGCTCGCTGCGGACGAAAGCGCTCACCTCATGCCCGCGTTCTCTGAGCGTGCGGATCACGGTGTTTCCGAGCAACCCGGTCCCACCGGTGACAAAGACTCGCATGGTGTAGTTTCGCAGCTGGGGGGCGGAATAATCTTTCGGTTGATCGGACGTTTTCGCCAGCGGTTGAGATCCTATCGCGGCATTGGGAAGATTTTCGGGCTTTCGGGGCGTCGAGTCGAATGTTTTTTAAGGTGAATTTAAGTCCCATTAGGGGCGTCCCGGAATCGCACGTGACGCGAAATACTGGGAAAAACGGAGCGGGTTTCGGCCATTTTGGTGGGCCGGCCGGAGACAGTCGAATTGACAACTGGCCAGTGTTTTGACCACCCTGTCGCTCACAAATTTGGAGCAGATCGAACGTGAAACCCTGCGGGGGTTCGCGGCAGCGATGGAGGCCACCGAGCCGGTGGCGTTCCTGGAGCGGATCGAGGCGATGGTCTCGGTCGTGTCCAGGCCCCGGGAAACTCGGGCCAACGCGGTGTCTGCTCGTCCGAATCTGATGAGAGAACTGCATGTCGCAAGACAAGCTTGAACTGATACGCAATGCGGGACCGAGTGTCTTGCCGAGTCTGCTGTTGTGTGACTTTGGCGACTTAAAGACCGAACTGGCACTTCTCGAGGATGCCGGAACGCAGGTGTTGCATTTGGATGTGATGGACGGACATTTCGTGCCGAATCTGACCTACGGCATGCCGATCGTCGAAGGGATCCGCCGCCACAGTGAGCTT containing:
- a CDS encoding NAD-dependent epimerase/dehydratase family protein; its protein translation is MRVFVTGGTGLLGNTVIRTLRERGHEVSAFVRSEPEADVFAGLDVTLVHGRLVPDADGPDADGPDADGPDAGRSNDAPAPDDPVDRAIAQSDGVVHAAAMIHLGWKKIDESMWVNCESTRRIIQSCIRHAKKLAYVGTVNAIALGSPQTIADETTPLDHAGGQVQCAYVRSKRASLELVRRCIADGLQTVILHPGFMLGPWDWKPSSGRMMLEVGTGWKPIAPSGGCSLCDSRDVAAGVIAALQSDSPNGREFILAGHNWTYKKLWTEMAKRMGTRPPIRAAGPGMEYLAGLAGDFWGRVTGVEPDVNSAGVAMSSQYHWYSSRRAEAELGYQIRDADETLDTAAEWIRDRFVLPGKVETS